One Acanthopagrus latus isolate v.2019 chromosome 12, fAcaLat1.1, whole genome shotgun sequence genomic region harbors:
- the LOC119030489 gene encoding hyaluronan and proteoglycan link protein 1-like: MIPVLICALISLSVAENNDLDTLFPELEHSRTIYVTENGPRLSVVADQLKVVTRRGGNVTLPCTIKRDQSMAPNRKMRIKWTKLTSDYLKEVDVFVAMDYHKRSYGSFHGRVHLQGSSPMDASLVITEITLEDYGRYKCEVIDGLEDGTVVVSLDLEGVVFPYYPRLGRYNLNFYDAERACHDQDAIVASFDQLYDAWRGNMDWCNAGWLSDGTVQYPITNPREPCGGKNTVPGIRNYGLRDKDKNHYDVFCFTSYYKGRFYYLIHPSKLTYDEAVRACQKDGAQIAKVGQMYAAWKLLGYDRCDAGWLADGSVRYPISHPRRRCSPTEAAVRFNGFPDKKHKLYGVYCFKGHN, from the exons ATGATTCCTGTGCTGATCTGTGCTCTGATCTCACTGAGTGTagcagaaaacaatgacttaGACACTCTGTTTCCTGAACTGGAGCACTCAAGAACCATCTATGTCACAG AGAACGGCCCTCGACTCTCCGTGGTGGCGGATCAATTGAAGGTGGTGACAAGGCGGGGCGGAAACGTTACCTTACCATGCACGATCAAAAGGGACCAATCAATGGCACCGAACCGCAAGATGAGGATCAAATGGACCAAGCTCACCTCGGACTATCTGAAAGAG gtggatgtttttgttgccatggATTATCACAAAAGGAGCTACGGTAGTTTTCATGGACGTGTCCACCTACAAGGCTCCTCTCCAATGGATGCCTCTCTGGTCATCACAGAAATCACCCTGGAGGACTATGGGAGATATAAATGTGAAGTTATTGACGGGCTGGAAGATGGAACAGTGGTGGTGTCCCTCGATCTAGAAG GTGTTGTCTTCCCCTACTACCCCCGCCTGGGTCGCTACAACCTCAATTTCTACGACGCTGAGCGGGCGTGTCATGACCAGGATGCCATCGTGGCCTCATTTGACCAGCTGTATGACGCCTGGCGAGGAAATATGGACTGGTGCAATGCCGGCTGGCTGAGTGACGGCACGGTGCAGTATCCCATCACCAACCCCAGAGAGCCCTGTGGAGGCAAGAACACGGTGCCCGGTATCCGCAACTATGGCCTGAGAGACAAGGACAAGAACCACTACGACGTGTTCTGCTTCACCTCCTACTACAAAG GTCGGTTCTACTACCTGATCCACCCCTCTAAGTTAACGTACGACGAGGCGGTCAGGGCTTGTCAAAAAGACGGTGCTCAAATCGCCAAGGTCGGCCAGATGTACGCCGCCTGGAAGCTGCTGGGCTACGACCGCTGCGACGCCGGCTGGTTGGCCGACGGCAGCGTCCGCTATCCCATCTCCCACCCCCGCCGGCGCTGCAGCCCCACGGAGGCCGCCGTGAGGTTCAACGGCTTCCCCGACAAAAAGCACAAGCTGTACGGAGTGTACTGCTTCAAGGGCCACAACtga